The Pangasianodon hypophthalmus isolate fPanHyp1 chromosome 13, fPanHyp1.pri, whole genome shotgun sequence genome includes a window with the following:
- the LOC113528448 gene encoding lipid droplet assembly factor 1 isoform X1, whose product MEDFKWDPKGHSGSGSDPRNTGHEAGILPEWDPSPSQGTIQGFTHTQGQFRVTSPPTGMFLGDGRKPENSEETQMDAGSCPGVIWIAELLNSKVGKYLSDHPFVTLVLLVFGVTASVPVGLFLAFAAVTFITVTAYCIFAEIVLLTIGGVILLCVLCCLAVVAFWISCVLSVLYIIGSHVLNYSVIPSSVPERTISAGDMEKEKDLND is encoded by the exons ATGGAGGACTTCAAGTGGGACCCCAAG ggtcacagtggatccgggtccgatcccaggaatactgggcatgaggcgggaatactCCCGGAATGGGaccccagtccatcacagggcaccatacagggattcactcacactcaggggcaatttagagtcaccagtccacctactggcatgtttttgggagatgggaggaaaccggagaactcGGAGGAGACCCAAATGGACGCGGGGAGCTGTCCTGGCGTCATCTGG ATCGCAGAGCTCTTGAATAGCAAGGTGGGAAAATATCTGAGCGACCACCCCTTCGTCACACTGGTGCTGCTTGTATTTGGTGTAACAGCCTCAGTACCTGTTGGGCTTTTCCTGGCGTTTGCCGCTGTTACGTTCATCACTGTTACTGCATACTGCATCTTTGCTGAAA TTGTGCTGCTGACGATCGGAGGAGTCATCTTGCTCTGTGTTCTCTGCTGTCTTGCCGTGGTGGCCTTCTGGATCTCCTGTGTGCTAAGCGTCCTGTACATCATTGGCTCACATGTCCTCAATTACTCTGTTATTCCCAG TAGCGTACCTGAAAGGACAATCTCTGCAGGAGacatggagaaagaaaaagacctAAATGACTGA
- the LOC113528448 gene encoding uncharacterized protein LOC113528448 isoform X2 yields the protein MEDFKWDPKGHSGSGSDPRNTGHEAGILPEWDPSPSQGTIQGFTHTQGQFRVTSPPTGMFLGDGRKPENSEETQMDAGSCPGVIWIAELLNSKVGKYLSDHPFVTLVLLVFGVTASVPVGLFLAFAAVTFITVTAYCIFAEIVLLTIGGVILLCVLCCLAVVAFWISCVLSVLYIIGSHVLNYSVIPSVPERTISAGDMEKEKDLND from the exons ATGGAGGACTTCAAGTGGGACCCCAAG ggtcacagtggatccgggtccgatcccaggaatactgggcatgaggcgggaatactCCCGGAATGGGaccccagtccatcacagggcaccatacagggattcactcacactcaggggcaatttagagtcaccagtccacctactggcatgtttttgggagatgggaggaaaccggagaactcGGAGGAGACCCAAATGGACGCGGGGAGCTGTCCTGGCGTCATCTGG ATCGCAGAGCTCTTGAATAGCAAGGTGGGAAAATATCTGAGCGACCACCCCTTCGTCACACTGGTGCTGCTTGTATTTGGTGTAACAGCCTCAGTACCTGTTGGGCTTTTCCTGGCGTTTGCCGCTGTTACGTTCATCACTGTTACTGCATACTGCATCTTTGCTGAAA TTGTGCTGCTGACGATCGGAGGAGTCATCTTGCTCTGTGTTCTCTGCTGTCTTGCCGTGGTGGCCTTCTGGATCTCCTGTGTGCTAAGCGTCCTGTACATCATTGGCTCACATGTCCTCAATTACTCTGTTATTCCCAG CGTACCTGAAAGGACAATCTCTGCAGGAGacatggagaaagaaaaagacctAAATGACTGA
- the kdelr2a gene encoding ER lumen protein-retaining receptor 2: MNIFRLAGDLSHLAAIIILLLKIWKTRSCAGISGKSQILFALVFTTRYLDLLTSFISLYNTCMKIIYIGCAYATVYLIYMKFKATYDGNHDTFRVEFLVVPVGGLAFLVNHDFSPLEILWTFSIYLESVAILPQLFLISKTGEAETITTHYLFCLGVYRALYLFNWIWRFYFEGFFDMIAIVAGVVQTILYCDFFYLYVTKVLKGKKLSLPA, encoded by the exons ATGAATATCTTTAGGCTGGCTGGAGATCTGTCTCACTTAGCAGCAATCATCATTCTGCTGCTCAAAATCTGGAAAACCCGATCCTGCGCAG GAATCTCTGGGAAAAGCCAGATCCTCTTTGCTTTGGTTTTCACAACACGTTATCTGGATCTGCTCACCTCCTTTATTTCGCTCTACAACACGTGCATGAAG ATCATCTACATCGGATGCGCCTATGCCACCGTGTACCTAATCTACATGAAATTCAAGGCTACTTATGACGGAAACCATGACACCTTTAGAGTGGAGTTTCTGGTAGTTCCTGTAGGAGGCTTGGCCTTTTTGGTCAACCATGACTTCTCTCCTTTGGAG ATCCTGTGGACCTTCTCGATCTACCTTGAGTCAGTGGCCATCCTGCCTCAGCTCTTCCTGATCAGTAAGACCGGAGAGGCTGagaccatcaccacccactatCTGTTCTGCCTGGGTGTCTACCGTGCCCTCTATCTCTTCAACTGGATCTGGAGGTTCTACTTTGAGGGCTTCTTCGATATGATTGCCATTGTGGCTGGGGTGGTCCAGACCATCTTGTATTGTGACTTCTTCTACCTTTATGTCACAAAAG TGCTGAAAGGAAAGAAGCTGAGCTTACCAGCGTAA